A genomic stretch from Puntigrus tetrazona isolate hp1 chromosome 6, ASM1883169v1, whole genome shotgun sequence includes:
- the ankrd33ab gene encoding photoreceptor ankyrin repeat protein, whose translation MAAVQSSVFEDPNLGSGPDEDEISLLEEESDSGSLLSDDSVLPDYEPEEKKKGTASTLYEACVQNDPEALKRVLEQGVTCDEVMEVDINGRNGLMVAAYKGFLTIVYELHGCPHLDINHQDNDGNTALMIAAQAGHVSICNYIMNYFPGAKTEIRDNRGFTALIKAAIQGRNDVVAALIMHGADVNAVDSNRGKCARDWALKTGRFDTLNRLRHLALHPTAEQFCDTYVPEWPNLKVLVRKATANKSASQKVTHHLKSTFGFSFPRDPQDNGVMDHMVRMTTSLRSPFIATATRPLCPSSPPQMGKCRLTVAELMQKHSHKQLEESSLCHRNSSISSISPSVHSAESVSLSCCADTERRGSVLSIAQSGMRTFIPRSVASRCNSVFPSGCIPQIKVTKSSEPTPKKEKKNKKQKGYLEPPKWKYKEAKDEKKKEKKAVKEKEKKSKDKGKKKRCDD comes from the exons ATGGCAGCAGTTCAAAGCTCTGTCTTTGAGGACCCAAATCTGGGGTCAGGCCCGGACGAGGATGAAATCTCATTGTTGGAAGAAGAGTCAGACTCTGGAAGCTTGCTGTCTGATGATTCTGTTCTCCCTGATTATGAaccagaggaaaagaaaaagggaaCTGCTAGCACACTATATGAGGCTTGTGTTCAAAATGACCCAGAGGCTCTGAAGAGAGTGTTGGAACAAGGTGTGACCTGCGATGAGGTCATGGAGGTTGACATTAATGGCAGG AATGGACTGATGGTGGCTGCATATAAAGGCTTTCTTACAATTGTTTACGAGTTGCATGGCTGTCCACATTTGGATATTAATCACCAAGACAATGACGGCAACACCGCTCTGATGATCGCAGCTCAAGCTG GTCATGTCTCcatatgtaattacatcatGAATTACTTCCCTGGAGCAAAGACAGAGATCAGAGACAACAGAGGATTCACTGCGCTTATTAAAGCTGCGATACAGGGCAGGAATGATGTGGTGGCAGCTCTTATAATGCACG GTGCTGATGTAAATGCTGTAGACTCCAACCGTGGTAAATGTGCACGTGACTGGGCACTGAAAACAGGTCGCTTTGACACACTGAATCGTCTGCGCCACCTTGCCCTTCATCCCACAGCTGAACAGTTCTGCGACACTTACGTCCCAGAGTGGCCCAACCTTAAGGTGCTGGTCAGAAAAGCAACAGCCAATAAAAGTGCCAGCCAGAAGGTGACTCATCATCTCAAGAGTACTTTTGGTTTCAGTTTTCCACGTGATCCTCAGGACAATGGTGTCATGGATCACATGGTACGAATGACCACCAGCCTACGCAGCCCGTTCATAGCCACGGCCACGCGACCGTTGTGTCCGAGTAGCCCTCCGCAGATGGGAAAGTGTCGGCTTACTGTGGCAGAGCTCATGCAGAAGCACTCACACAAGCAGCTGGAAGAGAGTTCACTGTGCCATCGAAACAGCTCCATCTCCTCCATTTCTCCTTCTGTCCACTCGGCTGAGTCTGTCTCTTTGTCCTGCTGTGCCGATACAGAGAGACGAGGCAGTGTGCTGTCCATTGCCCAGTCTGGAATGCGTACGTTCATTCCTCGTAGCGTGGCTTCAAGGTGCAACAGCGTCTTCCCCTCCGGCTGTATCCCGCAGATTAAAGTTACCAAATCCTCTGAGCCAACGCCaaaaaaggagaagaagaataaaaagcAGAAAGGTTACCTGGAACCTCCGAAGTGGAAGTATAAGGAGGCTaaagatgaaaagaagaaagagaagaaagcagtgaaggagaaggagaaaaaaagcaaagataaaggaaaaaagaaaaggtgtGATGATTAA
- the si:dkey-195m11.11 gene encoding uncharacterized protein si:dkey-195m11.11, with the protein MIIHNTGVLSVVCWLMHVRETVSQAYAPAPTLRYDFGEKENNELNYIVNVVCATPRSASYPVTVSVGKLESPSQTPETTEAWVTSNVVKQAESTYFTIPATAKFEGKIVCWYKSTQTDSKNPYSALSNNITLVVSSLTSPTVTVHPNVFMIGQNYTVQCDSAYSLPNITLSLYYRPVTPGSNWTLVGSLFLTNNTSIILRQTNAVEPVEFACSMEMMYNGKVLHSSLSKSEQAIPEKFLVRLWEQSRGESCLGFLDVTIKGKWEPVCQKEVDTDADSSSAAATAEVVCRQLGCGSVLKWDRLWDDKRLFATTVGGIRCSGKEKKIMDCPVKEIGDCKQRGMLYIICSDALPRPELSVDMSVSPNSRMYVTDKQDVKISCSTYSTYLKSVDYGYTVLKKDGVHVTETYSKPGSTVSFTQHAPVPEGEYECFFHLTSSKIKLSQPSNSVFIYIYNPPDPVPIVAGVLTTAFGLAILVYICIFRTATEEVQANEFPQTNTENPDNNASYPPQQLEGKEV; encoded by the exons ATGATTATCCACAACACAGGAG TGCTATCTGTGGTGTGCTGGCTAATGCATGTGAGAGAAACGGTGTCTCAGG CATATGCTCCAGCGCCTACACTCAGGTATGAttttggagaaaaagaaaataatgagcTAAACTACATAGTAAATGTTGTTTGTGCTACCCCTCGGAGTGCTTCATATCCCGTAACTGTGTCTGTGGGCAAGTTGGAAAGCCCCTCACAGACCCCAGAAACCACAGAAGCCTGGGTGACCTCTAATGTCGTCAAACAAGCGGAGTCCACATATTTTACGATCCCTGCAACAGCCAAGTTTGAAGGAAAAATTGTGTGCTGGTACAAATCCACTCAGACTGATTCAAAGAATCCCTATTCTGCATTAAGCAACAATATTACCTTAGTCGTAT CATCCCTCACTTCTCCCACAGTGACCGTGCACccaaatgtatttatgattgGTCAAAATTACACTGTACAATGTGACTCAGCCTACAGCCTCCCAAACATCACACTGAGTCTGTATTACCGCCCTGTCACCCCTGGATCCAACTGGACTTTGGTTGGTTCACTATTTCTCACGAATAACACTTCAATCATTTTAAGACAGACTAATGCCGTTGAACCAGTAGAATTCGCCTGCTCAATGGAGATGATGTACAATGGAAAAGTCTTACATTCATCTCTGTCTAAAAGCGAGCAAGCCATCCCAG AAAAGTTTCTGGTTCGACTCTGGGAACAGTCACGGGGAGAGAGCTGTCTAGGATTTCTGGATGTCACAATCAAAGGGAAGTGGGAACCTGTTTGTCAGAAGGAAGTCGATACCGATGCAGATTCGTCTTCCGCTGCCGCCACGGCTGAAGTGGTATGCAGGCAACTGGGCTGTGGGTCTGTGCTGAAGTGGGATAGGCTTTGGGATGACAAACGGCTGTTTGCAACAACAGTCGGGGGCATCAGATGCagtgggaaagaaaaaaagatcatgGATTGTCCAGTGAAGGAAATTGGAGATTGCAAACAGAGAGGCATGCTCTATATAATTTGCTCAG ATGCATTGCCCCGACCAGAACTGTCTGTGGATATGTCTGTTTCTCCTAACTCCAGAATGTATGTCACGGACAAACAAGATGTGAAAATCTCCTGCTCTACCTACTCAACTTATTTAAAATCAGTAGACTAT GGGTACACAGTGCTTAAAAAGGATGGTGTTCATGTGACTGAAACGTACAGCAAACCAGGCTCAACTGTGTCTTTCACACAGCATGCCCCAGTGCCTGAAGGAGAGTATGAATGTTTTTTCCATCTTACGTCTTCAAAAATTAAACTGTCTCAACCAAGCAATTCAGTCTTCATTTACA TATACAATCCTCCAGATCCAGTGCCAATTGTAGCAGGTGTTCTCACAACTGCTTTTGGGTTAGCAATTCtagtgtatatttgtatatttagaaCCGCCACAGAAGAGGTACAGGCCAATGAATTTCCACAGACCAATACTGAAAATCCAGATAACAATGCCAGCTACCCACCACAGCAACTTGAAGGCAAAGAAGTTTAA